One genomic window of Streptomonospora nanhaiensis includes the following:
- a CDS encoding Wzz/FepE/Etk N-terminal domain-containing protein, giving the protein MDTAAGPDLKDVAATLRRRWRLVAAFVVGGLLLAALALLVAPRTYTATTAVHVRPSGIPEITGERSGRTNGEINLDTEAQIVSSARIADDAAARLGGADPVDLRDQVSVSVPPNSSVLEIAFSAGTPDTAREGSAAFADAYLDYRAALVKDQIGDRVAALESEIDSRYTELDDLSAAADTGGTQQARVTAVQNEIAQLSTDVAPLKTLSASIEPAEVISPAVPPRSAESPMPLVWLAAGAALGLAAGVAAAYRADRGAGRLHTARDIARTTGLPTLLDLSEPRRAVRTGPTGRAGATPAAPGSGRTGHVETIENAHPALYDGPAAQRANEVAHALSARLSPADRPEGAVVLVAGVSPGRAATTAAVGVAAALARIGADVLLVCADPADREPAHHLGLPADQRGLAEVLAEGADPARLEQHATAVPGLRVLRYGEADAAHLLQRPDMVGLLGRLRHQARFVVVAAAPTSERADAHAWASSADLVLPAVELGRTRSADLRDMVDALGSLGGVVAGAVAVPPPSVRVGTASAAARAAVQRGRMRTVKRVDRPRSIEAGSDTPARPGEAAEPSGPAAVVTADRDDTAESAESADADGAVEGGTADASTGGDTPAAAPIAAGTASDTDGAAEAGAVAADTPAADAADAVADTTDGATAAADSDTTDTATTGTTGTGAGSGRSAKKSAKKSGGKRDGSGATTAEPKAEATTDTQADLSLRR; this is encoded by the coding sequence ATGGACACCGCCGCCGGACCGGACCTCAAGGATGTCGCGGCCACGTTGCGTCGCCGGTGGCGGCTCGTGGCCGCGTTCGTGGTGGGCGGGCTGCTGCTCGCCGCGCTCGCGCTGCTGGTCGCGCCGCGCACCTACACCGCCACCACCGCCGTGCACGTGCGCCCCTCCGGCATCCCCGAGATCACCGGCGAGCGGTCCGGGCGCACCAACGGCGAGATCAACCTCGACACCGAGGCGCAGATCGTCTCCTCGGCGCGCATCGCCGACGACGCCGCCGCGCGGCTCGGCGGCGCCGACCCGGTCGACCTGCGCGACCAGGTCTCGGTCAGCGTGCCGCCCAACAGCAGTGTCCTGGAGATCGCCTTCTCCGCCGGCACGCCCGACACCGCCCGCGAGGGCTCCGCCGCCTTCGCCGACGCCTACCTCGACTACCGCGCCGCGCTCGTCAAGGACCAGATCGGCGACCGCGTCGCCGCGCTGGAGAGCGAGATCGACTCCCGTTACACCGAACTGGACGACCTGTCCGCCGCCGCCGACACCGGCGGCACCCAGCAGGCCCGCGTCACCGCCGTGCAGAACGAGATCGCCCAGCTCAGCACGGACGTCGCACCGCTCAAGACGCTGAGCGCCTCGATCGAGCCCGCCGAGGTCATCTCCCCCGCCGTCCCGCCGCGCTCGGCCGAGTCGCCGATGCCGCTGGTGTGGCTGGCCGCCGGCGCCGCGCTCGGCCTGGCCGCCGGGGTCGCCGCCGCCTACCGCGCCGACCGGGGCGCCGGGCGCCTGCACACCGCGCGCGACATCGCCCGCACCACCGGCCTGCCCACCCTGCTGGACCTCTCCGAGCCCCGCCGCGCCGTGCGCACCGGCCCCACCGGTCGCGCCGGGGCCACCCCGGCCGCGCCGGGCAGCGGCCGCACCGGCCACGTCGAGACCATCGAGAACGCCCACCCGGCGCTCTACGACGGCCCGGCCGCCCAGCGCGCCAACGAGGTCGCCCACGCCCTCTCGGCCCGCCTCTCCCCCGCCGACCGCCCGGAGGGCGCGGTCGTGCTGGTCGCGGGGGTCTCGCCGGGCCGTGCGGCCACCACGGCGGCCGTGGGCGTGGCGGCGGCGCTCGCCCGCATCGGCGCCGACGTGCTGCTGGTGTGCGCCGACCCCGCCGACCGCGAACCCGCCCACCACCTGGGGCTGCCCGCCGACCAGCGGGGCCTTGCCGAGGTGCTGGCCGAGGGCGCCGACCCCGCCCGGCTGGAGCAGCACGCCACCGCCGTGCCGGGGCTGCGCGTGCTGCGCTACGGCGAGGCCGACGCCGCCCACCTGCTCCAGCGCCCCGACATGGTGGGCCTCCTGGGCCGCCTGCGCCACCAGGCGCGCTTCGTCGTGGTGGCGGCCGCGCCCACCTCCGAGCGCGCCGACGCCCACGCCTGGGCCTCCTCGGCCGACCTCGTCCTGCCCGCCGTCGAACTCGGCCGCACCCGCTCGGCGGACCTCCGCGACATGGTCGACGCCCTGGGCTCGCTGGGCGGCGTCGTGGCCGGCGCCGTCGCGGTGCCCCCGCCCTCCGTCCGCGTGGGCACCGCCTCGGCCGCCGCGCGGGCCGCCGTCCAGCGGGGGCGCATGCGCACCGTCAAGCGCGTCGACCGGCCGCGCTCGATCGAGGCCGGTTCCGACACCCCGGCGCGTCCCGGCGAGGCGGCCGAGCCGTCCGGGCCCGCCGCCGTCGTCACCGCCGACCGCGACGACACCGCCGAGTCCGCCGAGTCCGCCGATGCCGACGGCGCGGTCGAGGGCGGCACCGCCGACGCCTCCACCGGTGGGGACACCCCGGCGGCCGCCCCCATCGCGGCCGGCACCGCCTCCGACACGGACGGCGCCGCCGAGGCCGGAGCCGTCGCCGCCGACACGCCCGCCGCCGACGCCGCCGACGCGGTGGCGGACACCACCGACGGCGCCACCGCGGCCGCCGACTCCGACACCACCGACACCGCCACCACCGGCACCACCGGCACCGGCGCGGGGTCGGGCCGCTCCGCCAAGAAGTCCGCCAAGAAGTCCGGCGGCAAGCGCGACGGCTCCGGCGCCACCACCGCCGAGCCCAAGGCCGAGGCCACGACCGACACCCAAGCCGACCTCTCGTTGCGCCGCTGA
- a CDS encoding lipopolysaccharide biosynthesis protein, whose amino-acid sequence MRRVARGGAVNMAGAVAAAVVNLGVVVAVTRGFSAETAGLLFSATSVFLIASAVANLGTPSGLVYFLARLRALGAAEAVPRVLRTALCPAAGAAVLLGAAVFAFADVLAALLSDPAAAVYLRLLAVFLPFAVLTDAALAATRAYHDHAPTVLLEKLGRPTAQLALVCGVALTGWAGLLTVAWAGPYLPVAVLAWWWMRRITGAPRAKAPPDTPDPPDAPCPTPAPADAVPPRAFWAFSLPRAVAGIAQLGIQRLGIVFVAALQGAAEAAVFTAATRFMVAGQFAAQALQFAAEARLAELLAVDDRRGAARLYRAGTAWQICLTWPLFLPVLAYAPLLMAVFGSGYTAGAPVLVVVALAQLASSALGMGDLVLAMTGRTRLNLANNLLALAADLLLCVLLIPVLGTVGAALAWAGAVAVRKVLPLAQLARSHGLHPFDRRWFLAAGVCLVWFGALPGLCAAVLGASGLSLALALAAGAAGYPATLWRLRAPLELDGLLSRRRRPAPEAVGADTA is encoded by the coding sequence ATGCGCCGGGTTGCGCGCGGCGGGGCCGTGAACATGGCCGGCGCGGTCGCGGCGGCGGTCGTCAACCTCGGCGTGGTGGTCGCCGTCACCCGCGGTTTCTCCGCCGAGACCGCCGGACTGCTGTTCTCGGCCACCTCGGTGTTCCTCATCGCCTCGGCGGTGGCCAACCTGGGCACTCCCAGCGGGCTGGTGTACTTCCTGGCGCGGCTGCGCGCGCTGGGCGCGGCCGAGGCGGTCCCGCGCGTGCTGCGGACCGCCCTGTGCCCGGCCGCCGGGGCGGCGGTGCTGCTCGGCGCGGCCGTGTTCGCCTTCGCCGACGTGCTGGCGGCGCTGCTGTCGGACCCGGCGGCGGCGGTGTACCTGCGGCTGCTCGCGGTGTTCCTGCCGTTCGCCGTGCTCACCGACGCCGCGCTGGCCGCCACCCGCGCCTACCACGACCACGCCCCCACCGTGCTGCTGGAGAAGCTGGGCCGCCCGACGGCCCAGCTCGCGCTGGTGTGCGGAGTGGCCCTGACGGGCTGGGCGGGCCTGCTCACGGTCGCCTGGGCCGGCCCCTACCTGCCGGTGGCGGTGCTGGCGTGGTGGTGGATGCGCCGGATCACCGGCGCGCCGCGCGCCAAGGCCCCGCCGGACACGCCGGACCCCCCGGACGCACCCTGCCCCACGCCCGCCCCCGCCGACGCGGTCCCGCCGCGCGCGTTCTGGGCGTTCTCCCTGCCCCGCGCGGTCGCCGGCATCGCCCAGCTGGGGATCCAGCGCCTGGGCATCGTGTTCGTCGCCGCCCTCCAGGGCGCCGCCGAGGCCGCCGTCTTCACCGCCGCGACCCGGTTCATGGTCGCCGGCCAGTTCGCCGCCCAGGCGCTCCAGTTCGCCGCCGAGGCGCGACTGGCCGAACTGCTGGCCGTCGACGACCGCCGGGGCGCCGCCCGGCTCTACCGCGCCGGCACGGCCTGGCAGATCTGCCTGACGTGGCCGCTGTTCCTCCCCGTCCTCGCCTACGCCCCGCTGCTGATGGCGGTGTTCGGGTCCGGCTACACCGCGGGCGCCCCCGTCCTGGTGGTGGTGGCGCTGGCCCAGCTGGCGTCGTCGGCGCTGGGCATGGGCGACCTCGTGCTGGCGATGACGGGGCGCACCCGGCTGAACCTGGCCAACAACCTCCTGGCGCTGGCCGCCGACCTCCTGCTGTGCGTCCTGCTCATCCCCGTCCTGGGCACGGTCGGCGCCGCGCTGGCGTGGGCCGGGGCGGTCGCGGTGCGCAAGGTCCTCCCGCTCGCGCAGCTGGCGCGCTCGCACGGGCTGCACCCCTTCGACCGGCGGTGGTTCCTGGCGGCGGGCGTGTGCCTGGTGTGGTTCGGGGCGCTGCCGGGGCTGTGCGCCGCGGTGCTGGGCGCGTCCGGGCTGTCGCTGGCCCTCGCCCTGGCCGCGGGCGCCGCCGGGTACCCGGCCACGCTGTGGCGGCTGCGGGCGCCGCTGGAACTCGACGGCCTGCTGTCCCGCCGGCGGCGCCCGGCCCCCGAGGCGGTCGGGGCGGACACGGCCTGA
- the mfd gene encoding transcription-repair coupling factor, whose product MSLSGLLAVVADDPALNSAINTARGGHDPRLDLVAPPSLRPFLIAALAADAPVGAARPVLAITATEREAGDLSEALGSLLPSDSVALFPAWETLPHERLSPRSDTVGQRLAVLRRLAHPDPADPLTAPLRVVVAPIRSVLQPLVGGLGDLTPVRVRQGDEVALEDVVAALVEAGYARVDLVEKRGDLAVRGGILDVFPPTEEHPLRLEFWGDQVEEIRYFQVADQRSIGEGQSEAASGLFAPPCRELLLTDDVRERARRLAAEHPALAEVLDKLADGVAVEGMEAFAPVLADRMESLFTYLPEGAHIVGCDPERIRTRAVELEATSREFLDASWINAASGGEAPIDLGGSAYRSIAEVRSDAAELGLPWWSISPFEAGPRAGRAEGGTGDTDDADEPGLELGASAAEAYRGDTERALADVKSWLHDSWRVVLLTPGHGPAERLVAMLRDAGLGAQLRGDVDTPPDPAVATVTTGLIDHGFVWRSVRLVVLTETDLAGQKSSTRDMRKMPSRRRGTVDPLQLKSGDYVVHEQHGVGRYIEMVSRSVQGATRDYLVIEYAATKRGQPGDRLFVPTDQLDEVTRYVGGEAPTLSKMGGADWSKAKSRARKVVREIAGDLIRLYSARQASPGHAFAPDTPWQRELEDAFPYVETPDQLAAIEEVKRDMEKPVPMDRLICGDVGYGKTEVAVRAAFKAVQDGKQVAVLVPTTLLVQQHMSTFTERYASFPVSVKPMSRFQTDGEVEATREGLRRGEIDVVIGTHRLLSSETKFKNLGLVIIDEEQRFGVEHKEALKRLRTQVDVLAMSATPIPRTLEMGLTGIREMTTILTPPEERHPVLTFVGPYEEKQIAAAIRRELMREGQVFFVHNRVASIDRVAASLSRLVPEARIAYAHGQMNEQQLERVMIDFWEKNYDVLVSTTIVESGLDVPNANTLIVDRADTYGLSQLHQLRGRVGRGRERAYAYFLYPPEKPLTETAHERLATVAQHTETGAGMYVAMKDLEIRGAGNILGAEQSGSIAGVGFDLYVRMVGEAVRELKGDPTAGDEPETKVELPIDAHIPHDYVPGERLRLQAYKRIAGVTSEADIAAAREELVDRYGPPPQPVDNLLAVARFRVLAKSAGLTDVVLQGTQIRFAPAELRESQQLRLRRLYPKSVYKEPARTLLVPVPKSGGIGGRQLRDLELLKWCTDLVEALFEPSRRKADASAQR is encoded by the coding sequence ATGAGCCTTTCAGGACTTCTCGCGGTCGTCGCCGACGACCCGGCACTCAACTCCGCGATCAACACCGCACGCGGCGGTCACGATCCCCGCCTGGACCTGGTCGCGCCGCCGTCGCTGCGGCCGTTCCTGATCGCTGCGCTGGCCGCCGACGCCCCGGTGGGCGCCGCGCGTCCGGTGCTGGCCATCACCGCCACCGAACGCGAGGCCGGAGACCTCTCCGAGGCGCTGGGGTCGCTGCTGCCCTCCGACTCCGTGGCGCTGTTCCCGGCCTGGGAGACCCTGCCGCACGAACGGCTCTCGCCGCGCTCCGACACCGTCGGCCAGCGGCTGGCCGTGCTGCGCCGCCTGGCCCACCCCGACCCCGCCGACCCCCTGACCGCGCCGCTGCGCGTGGTGGTCGCCCCCATCCGCAGCGTGCTGCAGCCGCTGGTGGGCGGGCTGGGCGACCTCACCCCCGTGCGCGTGCGCCAGGGCGACGAGGTCGCGCTGGAGGACGTCGTGGCGGCGCTGGTCGAGGCCGGCTACGCCCGCGTCGACCTGGTCGAGAAGCGCGGCGACCTCGCGGTGCGCGGCGGCATCCTCGACGTCTTCCCGCCCACCGAGGAGCACCCGCTGCGGCTGGAGTTCTGGGGCGACCAGGTCGAGGAGATCCGCTACTTCCAGGTCGCCGACCAGCGCTCCATCGGCGAGGGCCAGTCCGAGGCCGCGTCCGGGCTGTTCGCGCCGCCCTGCCGCGAGCTCCTGCTCACCGACGACGTGCGCGAGCGCGCCCGCCGGCTGGCCGCGGAGCACCCGGCCCTGGCCGAGGTCCTCGACAAGCTCGCCGACGGCGTCGCGGTCGAGGGCATGGAGGCGTTCGCGCCCGTCCTGGCCGACCGCATGGAGTCGCTGTTCACCTACCTGCCCGAGGGCGCCCACATCGTGGGCTGCGACCCCGAGCGCATCCGCACCCGCGCCGTCGAACTGGAGGCCACCAGCCGCGAGTTCCTCGACGCCTCGTGGATCAACGCCGCCTCCGGCGGCGAGGCGCCGATCGACCTCGGCGGGTCCGCCTACAGGTCCATCGCCGAGGTCCGCTCCGACGCCGCCGAACTGGGGCTGCCGTGGTGGTCCATCTCGCCGTTCGAGGCCGGGCCCCGCGCGGGCCGCGCCGAGGGCGGCACCGGGGACACCGACGACGCCGACGAGCCCGGTCTGGAGCTGGGCGCCTCGGCCGCCGAGGCCTACCGGGGCGACACCGAGCGCGCGCTCGCCGACGTCAAGTCCTGGCTGCACGACAGCTGGCGCGTGGTGCTGCTGACCCCGGGCCACGGCCCCGCCGAGCGGCTGGTCGCCATGCTCCGCGACGCCGGGCTGGGCGCCCAGCTGCGCGGCGACGTCGACACCCCGCCCGACCCCGCCGTGGCCACGGTCACCACCGGGCTGATCGACCACGGGTTCGTCTGGCGGTCGGTGCGCCTGGTGGTGCTCACCGAGACCGACCTGGCCGGGCAGAAGTCCTCCACGCGCGACATGCGCAAGATGCCGAGCCGGCGGCGCGGCACCGTCGACCCGCTCCAGCTCAAGTCCGGCGACTACGTGGTGCACGAGCAGCACGGCGTGGGCCGCTACATCGAGATGGTCAGCCGCAGCGTCCAGGGCGCCACCCGCGACTACCTGGTCATCGAGTACGCCGCCACCAAGCGCGGCCAGCCCGGCGACCGGCTGTTCGTGCCCACCGACCAGCTCGACGAGGTCACCCGCTACGTCGGCGGCGAGGCCCCCACGCTGTCGAAGATGGGCGGCGCCGACTGGTCCAAGGCCAAGAGCCGCGCCCGCAAGGTCGTCCGCGAGATCGCCGGCGACCTCATCCGGCTGTACTCCGCCCGCCAGGCGTCGCCCGGCCACGCGTTCGCGCCCGACACCCCCTGGCAGCGCGAACTGGAGGACGCCTTCCCCTACGTCGAGACCCCCGACCAGCTCGCCGCGATCGAGGAGGTCAAGCGCGACATGGAGAAGCCGGTCCCCATGGACCGGCTGATCTGCGGCGACGTCGGCTACGGCAAGACCGAGGTCGCGGTCCGCGCGGCGTTCAAGGCGGTGCAGGACGGCAAGCAGGTGGCGGTGCTGGTGCCCACCACGCTGCTGGTGCAGCAGCACATGTCCACCTTCACCGAGCGCTACGCGTCCTTCCCGGTGAGCGTCAAGCCCATGTCGCGGTTCCAGACCGACGGCGAGGTCGAGGCCACCCGCGAGGGGCTGCGGCGCGGCGAGATCGACGTCGTGATCGGCACCCACCGGCTGCTCTCCAGCGAGACCAAGTTCAAGAACCTGGGCCTGGTCATCATCGACGAGGAGCAGCGGTTCGGCGTCGAGCACAAGGAGGCGCTGAAGCGGCTGCGCACCCAGGTCGACGTGCTGGCGATGTCGGCCACGCCGATCCCCCGCACGCTGGAGATGGGGCTGACGGGCATCCGCGAGATGACCACCATCCTCACCCCGCCCGAGGAGCGCCACCCGGTGCTCACCTTCGTGGGGCCCTACGAGGAGAAGCAGATCGCCGCCGCCATCCGGCGCGAGCTGATGCGCGAGGGCCAGGTGTTCTTCGTGCACAACCGGGTCGCCTCGATCGACCGGGTCGCGGCGTCGCTGAGCAGGCTGGTCCCCGAGGCCCGCATCGCCTACGCCCACGGGCAGATGAACGAGCAGCAGCTCGAACGGGTGATGATCGACTTCTGGGAGAAGAACTACGACGTGCTGGTCTCCACGACGATCGTGGAGTCCGGGCTCGACGTGCCCAACGCCAACACGCTGATCGTGGACCGCGCCGACACCTACGGGCTCTCGCAGCTGCACCAGCTGCGCGGCCGTGTCGGGCGCGGGCGCGAACGCGCCTACGCCTACTTCCTGTACCCGCCGGAGAAGCCGCTGACCGAGACCGCCCACGAGCGGCTGGCCACGGTCGCCCAGCACACCGAGACCGGCGCGGGCATGTACGTGGCGATGAAGGACCTGGAGATCCGGGGCGCGGGCAACATCCTGGGCGCCGAGCAGTCGGGCAGCATCGCGGGGGTCGGGTTCGACCTGTACGTGCGCATGGTCGGCGAGGCGGTGCGGGAGCTCAAGGGCGACCCCACGGCGGGCGACGAGCCCGAGACCAAGGTGGAGCTGCCCATCGACGCCCACATTCCGCACGACTACGTGCCGGGCGAGCGGCTGCGGCTCCAGGCGTACAAGCGGATCGCCGGGGTCACCAGCGAGGCCGACATCGCGGCCGCGCGGGAGGAGCTGGTCGACCGCTACGGCCCGCCGCCGCAGCCGGTGGACAACCTGCTGGCGGTGGCCCGGTTCCGGGTGCTGGCCAAAAGCGCGGGGCTGACGGACGTGGTGCTCCAGGGCACCCAGATCCGCTTCGCCCCGGCGGAGCTGCGGGAGTCCCAGCAGCTGCGGCTGCGCCGGCTGTACCCCAAGTCGGTCTACAAGGAGCCGGCCCGCACCCTGCTGGTCCCGGTCCCCAAGTCCGGCGGCATCGGCGGCCGCCAGCTCCGCGACCTGGAGCTGCTGAAGTGGTGCACCGACCTGGTGGAGGCCCTGTTCGAACCGTCCCGCCGGAAGGCGGATGCGTCGGCTCAGCGCTGA
- a CDS encoding ligase, with protein MNTAAIPPAHGLPGPRARAVPVLRALGATARARTAGPAPGRPLHWLLIGYPLWWALGLGQFAFWVFAVPMAAELLRRHRATGLRLPPGFTLWALFLVWCAVGLALIGTNPAGTVPDSGSLTGALVRLASYLALTVVLLYVGNLSRRELPDLAVARSLGWLCLATVAGGMLGLLAPEFEFTAPTERLLPAGLAADPYVQDLLHPASAQIMDVLGYESARPKAPWEYTNTWGNMLSLLVLWLAVGWLWRGPRPAPGAARPGSWWRPLAAGAAVAVSAAPIVYSLNRALWAGLALTVALVLVQLLRAGRILAVGAATAAATAVLALALLTPLVDIVLERMDSPHSDDGRAATSLAAVEAANASPVLGWGTTRDMVGSSESIAIGPSPECPGCGNHTIGNNGQLWLLLVANGWVGTALFLAFFGYTAWRHRDDTTLVGSAALLTVLLLFWYMFFYVALTGPLAVTMIAVALLWRRGTRPLPPAPPAAASAPVGTVPPQEAEPEARGGA; from the coding sequence ATGAACACCGCCGCCATCCCGCCCGCGCACGGACTGCCCGGTCCACGCGCGCGGGCGGTCCCCGTCCTGCGGGCGCTCGGCGCCACCGCGCGCGCCCGGACCGCCGGGCCGGCGCCCGGTCGGCCGCTGCACTGGCTGCTCATCGGATACCCGCTGTGGTGGGCCCTTGGCCTGGGCCAGTTCGCGTTCTGGGTCTTCGCCGTGCCCATGGCCGCCGAACTCCTCCGCCGCCACCGCGCCACCGGCCTGCGGCTGCCGCCGGGGTTCACGCTGTGGGCGCTCTTCCTGGTGTGGTGCGCCGTGGGCCTGGCCCTCATCGGCACCAACCCCGCCGGCACCGTGCCCGACAGCGGCAGCCTCACCGGCGCCCTCGTGCGCCTCGCGAGCTACCTCGCGCTGACGGTCGTCCTGCTCTACGTCGGCAACCTCAGCCGCCGCGAGCTTCCCGACCTCGCCGTCGCCCGCTCACTGGGGTGGCTGTGCCTGGCCACCGTGGCGGGCGGCATGCTCGGGCTGCTCGCGCCGGAGTTCGAGTTCACCGCGCCCACCGAGCGGCTGCTGCCCGCCGGGCTGGCCGCCGACCCCTACGTGCAGGACCTCCTGCACCCCGCGTCGGCCCAGATCATGGACGTCCTGGGCTATGAGTCCGCCCGGCCCAAGGCGCCCTGGGAGTACACCAACACCTGGGGCAACATGCTCTCGCTGCTGGTGCTGTGGCTGGCGGTGGGCTGGCTGTGGCGCGGCCCGCGCCCCGCGCCCGGCGCCGCCCGGCCCGGGTCGTGGTGGCGGCCGCTGGCGGCCGGCGCGGCCGTGGCCGTTTCGGCCGCGCCCATCGTCTACTCGCTCAACCGCGCGCTGTGGGCGGGCCTGGCCCTCACGGTCGCCCTGGTCCTGGTGCAGCTGCTGCGCGCGGGCCGGATCCTGGCGGTGGGCGCCGCCACCGCCGCCGCCACCGCCGTGCTCGCCCTGGCGCTGCTGACACCGCTGGTGGACATCGTGCTGGAGCGCATGGACAGCCCGCACAGCGACGACGGCCGCGCCGCCACCAGCCTGGCCGCCGTCGAGGCGGCCAACGCCTCCCCCGTCCTGGGCTGGGGCACCACCCGCGACATGGTGGGCAGCTCGGAGTCCATCGCCATCGGCCCCTCCCCCGAGTGCCCCGGCTGCGGCAACCACACGATCGGCAACAACGGCCAGCTCTGGCTGCTGCTGGTCGCCAACGGCTGGGTGGGGACCGCCCTGTTCCTCGCCTTCTTCGGCTACACCGCCTGGCGGCACCGCGACGACACCACCCTCGTGGGCTCGGCCGCGCTCCTCACCGTGCTGCTGCTGTTCTGGTACATGTTCTTCTACGTGGCGCTGACCGGTCCGCTGGCCGTCACGATGATCGCGGTGGCGCTGCTGTGGCGGCGCGGCACCCGCCCCCTCCCGCCCGCCCCTCCCGCGGCGGCGTCGGCCCCCGTCGGCACGGTCCCCCCGCAGGAAGCGGAGCCCGAGGCGAGGGGTGGGGCATGA
- a CDS encoding sulfotransferase domain-containing protein, with protein sequence MSAHPTARTALPPAVKDTIRSVSHVFGQATSGIRSLPTFLIVGAQRCGTTSLFRALTQHPQVMGPVLRKGVHYFDTQYARGLDFYRGHFPPRLFTRPCRGRPRVEVGESSPYYLFHPLAAERLARDLPGVKVIVMLRDPVERAYSAHSHELARGFETEPFERALELEEERLRGEEDRLRRDPTAYSHSHQHHAYLARGRYAEQLRRLEKAVGRDRMHVIDSEAFFTAPAATFAAVEHFLGIGHHDRVRFGRHNARSRSAMPEDLRARLADHFAEADRELADWWGRTPAWRA encoded by the coding sequence ATGAGCGCGCACCCGACCGCCCGGACCGCCCTGCCTCCGGCGGTCAAGGACACCATCCGCTCGGTGTCCCACGTCTTCGGCCAGGCCACCAGCGGCATCCGCTCGCTGCCCACGTTCCTCATCGTCGGCGCCCAGCGCTGCGGCACCACCTCGCTGTTCCGCGCCCTGACCCAGCACCCGCAGGTCATGGGCCCGGTGCTGCGCAAGGGGGTGCACTACTTCGACACCCAGTACGCCCGGGGCCTGGACTTCTACCGGGGGCACTTCCCGCCCCGCCTGTTCACCCGGCCCTGCCGGGGCCGGCCCCGCGTGGAGGTCGGCGAGTCCAGCCCCTACTACCTGTTCCACCCCCTGGCCGCCGAGCGCCTGGCGCGCGACCTGCCCGGCGTGAAGGTCATCGTGATGCTGCGCGACCCGGTCGAGCGCGCCTACTCCGCGCACAGCCACGAACTGGCGCGCGGGTTCGAGACCGAGCCGTTCGAGCGCGCACTGGAACTGGAGGAGGAGCGGCTGCGCGGCGAGGAGGACCGGCTGCGCCGCGACCCCACCGCCTACTCCCACTCCCACCAGCACCACGCCTACCTCGCGCGCGGGCGCTACGCCGAGCAGCTGCGGCGGCTGGAGAAGGCGGTGGGGCGCGACCGCATGCACGTCATCGACAGCGAGGCGTTCTTCACCGCGCCCGCCGCGACCTTCGCCGCCGTGGAGCACTTCCTGGGCATCGGCCACCACGACCGCGTCCGGTTCGGCCGGCACAACGCCCGGTCCCGCTCGGCCATGCCCGAGGACCTGCGCGCCCGGCTGGCCGACCACTTCGCCGAGGCCGACCGGGAGCTGGCCGACTGGTGGGGCCGCACCCCGGCGTGGCGGGCGTGA
- a CDS encoding phosphotransferase, translated as MTGDTDYLTGLAEVLWPCGGMLGRGEPAAIRSGSSPARGSRDSRVYLPVPSAHNPRVILPVTNRYAAARGIAAFAQRHSFRERVRATVLTTAFACGVAPLLLRDRLHVGAGRTIEHALSAALDRTVVIAIHIGPPRANRKPVLLLLTPAGRAIGYAKLGVNDLTSRLVRAETEALGLLAESRLPDITVPRLLHAGEWNGRPLLVQDALPVGDQTDRPTRRQLLRCVLQIGALQPIEVLPLSRSPYRGLLRARIAGLGARPEAEPLRACLEHLPDVRVPFGAWHGDLTRWNLACTPRRAFVWDWERLAFGVPLGFDALHYELNECVQIGVHPGVHRWLDTGARLLRDPLMSGAGLPSGAVATVMALYLIDLATRYLQDRQAEAGARLAAVDDWLLPALAGLRDRAEYETREAAG; from the coding sequence ATGACCGGCGACACCGACTACCTGACCGGACTGGCCGAGGTCCTGTGGCCCTGCGGGGGCATGCTCGGCCGCGGCGAACCCGCCGCGATCCGGAGCGGGTCCAGCCCCGCCCGGGGCAGCCGCGACAGCCGCGTCTACCTTCCGGTGCCCTCGGCGCACAACCCCCGGGTCATCCTGCCGGTCACCAACCGCTACGCCGCCGCGCGCGGGATCGCGGCGTTCGCCCAGCGGCACTCCTTCCGCGAACGCGTGCGCGCCACCGTGCTCACCACGGCGTTCGCCTGCGGGGTGGCGCCGCTGCTGCTGCGCGACCGGCTGCACGTGGGCGCGGGCCGCACCATCGAGCACGCGCTCTCCGCGGCGCTGGACCGCACGGTGGTCATCGCCATCCACATCGGCCCGCCGCGCGCCAACCGCAAGCCCGTCCTGCTGCTGCTCACCCCCGCCGGGCGCGCCATCGGCTACGCCAAGCTCGGCGTCAACGACCTCACCAGCCGCCTGGTCCGCGCCGAGACCGAGGCGCTGGGCCTGCTGGCGGAGTCCCGCCTGCCCGACATCACGGTCCCCCGGCTGCTGCACGCCGGGGAGTGGAACGGCCGCCCGCTGCTGGTCCAGGACGCCCTGCCCGTGGGCGACCAGACCGACCGCCCCACCCGGCGCCAACTGCTGCGCTGCGTGCTGCAGATCGGCGCGCTCCAGCCGATCGAGGTGCTGCCGCTGTCGCGCAGCCCCTACCGGGGCCTGCTGCGCGCCCGGATCGCCGGCCTCGGCGCCCGCCCCGAGGCCGAACCGCTGCGCGCCTGCCTGGAGCACCTGCCCGACGTCCGCGTCCCCTTCGGCGCCTGGCACGGCGACCTCACCCGGTGGAACCTCGCCTGCACCCCGCGCCGGGCGTTCGTGTGGGACTGGGAGCGGCTGGCCTTCGGCGTCCCGCTGGGGTTCGACGCCCTGCACTACGAGCTGAACGAGTGCGTGCAGATCGGGGTGCACCCGGGCGTGCACCGGTGGCTGGACACCGGCGCCCGGCTGCTGCGCGACCCCCTGATGAGCGGCGCCGGGCTGCCCTCGGGCGCGGTGGCCACGGTCATGGCGCTCTACCTGATCGACCTCGCCACCCGCTACCTCCAGGACCGCCAGGCCGAGGCCGGCGCCCGGCTCGCGGCCGTCGACGACTGGCTGCTGCCGGCCCTGGCCGGCCTGCGCGACCGCGCCGAGTACGAGACCCGCGAGGCCGCCGGATGA